The nucleotide sequence TCCCTGGCTCCATCACCAATACTAGCAACATAAAAGTCTGCTGTTAAACCTATTTCATTCTTATATTTTTCACCTATATTTTTTACAAAACTATCTATATTTTTATTTTTTACGATATTTACCGTACACCCTCCAAATCCTGCGCCTGTCATCCTGGCTCCAATCACTCCTTCTTCACTCCATGCCAGTCTAACCATAGTATCTAATTCTATTCCTGTCACTTCATAATCATCCCGTAATGAGATATGAGACTCATTCATCAATTGCCCAAATCTTTGGATATTCCCATTGTTTAGTTTCTTTACAGCTTCAATTGTTCTCTGGTTTTCATAGACTGCATGCCGTGCTCTCTTCCTGTCTATTTCACTTTTTATCAGCTCTTTATTTTCTTCAAATTCCTCTACAGATAGATCTCCCAAAGATTTTATGTCTAATTTATTTTGAAGTTCTTCTAAGGATCTTTCACACTCTGCCCTTCTCTCGTTGTACTTGGAGTCAGCCAGTCCTCTCCTAACATTTGTGTTGGCTATTATGATAGATGCATCTCCTAATTCTACAGGTGCATATATATATTCCAGTGTATTACAATCCAGTAATATTGCCCTATCTTTTTCTCCCATTCCTATGGCAAATTGATCCATTATTCCACAGTTTACCCCTACAAATTCATTTTCAGCTTTCTGGCTCATTTTTACCATCTCAATCATATCTATATCTAAATTATAAAGCCCCTTTAATACCACAGATGTCAAAAGTTCTAGAGATGCAGAGGAGGATAGTCCAGCCCCATTTGGGATATTCCCAAATACCAGCATATCAAAACCCGTCTCAAGGTCGTACCCGCTGTCTTTAAAGATCTTTACCACTCCCTTGGGATAGTTTGTCCAATGATCTCCCTCATCATAGGTCAAATTCTCTAAATCTACCTCTAATATTCCTAACTCTTCAAAATTTTTCGAATAAAATCTTAATTTTTTATCCATTCTGGGTCTTACTAGCCCATAGGTTCCAAATGAAAGTGCACACGGGAATACATGTCCCCCATTATAATCTGTATGTTCTCCGATTAAATTTACCCTTCCAGGTGCAAAAAAAGTTCTCACTTCTCCTAGTCCGAATCTATCTTTAAAATCCCCTATTAATTTTTCTAACATCTCATCTTCCCCCTCTTTTACTTTTCCACACTTTATTAACTAAGTTAATAAAGGTTGTTTATGATATATTTATATGCTTTTTTCTTTTAAAAGTCAAGTCATCTTTTTTATTGACTTATTTTTTCTTTAAACATATAATTTCTTTAGATACCATTAGATCTTTATAATCTTTAAATCTAATTTTAAGGTAAATAAAATATATATTTTAGGAGTCATTATGATAAAACGAACGATGGGTAATTCAGACCTGATTAAGAGGATAAACATCTCAAATATTATAGAAATTTTAAAAACTCAAGGATTAAAATCTAGAGCTGACCTGGCTGTTTTAACAGGACTCACTCCAGCTAGTATAACTAAATTAACAAAAAAACTGATAGATTTAGATATCCTTATAGAATCTGGGATTGGCGTCATTTCTGGAGGAAGGCCGCCTATATTATTAGATATCAATCCTCATGCCGGCTATATCCTGGGAATCACCTTATCTCCTAATGAGATTCAGGGGATTTTAAGCGACGTCAACGGCGCTATCTTATTCAAAGAAAATTTCATATTAGAAAATAAAGGAAAAAAACATATCTTAAATAATTTATCCACCCTTATTTCCAACCTTATCGATAATGTGAATAGGGCTAAAATTTTAGGGATCGGAATTGCCCTCAATGGGATGGTCGATTATGAAAATGGAGTTTCCATCTTTTCACCCCACTATAAGTGGAAAAATTTTAATTTAAGAGCTGTAGTCGAAGAAGAGTTTTCCCTCCCTGTAATTATCGACAACGATGTTAGGGCTATGGCATTGGGAGAGCATAAAAACGGGATAGGCATAGATGAAGATAATTTTGTAGTTATCAATATCGGAGAAGGGATCGGAGCCGGGATTGTACTCAACAACCAACTCTATAGAGGTGAGGGATATAGTGCAGGGGAGATCGGTCATATAACCATTGAAAAAAATAGTCCTCATCTATGTTCATGTGGAAAATATGGATGTCTGGAAGCTATTGTTGGAAGTAAGAAAATTTTAGACCATGTGAGTACTGAAAAAGGGAAATTCTATATGGAGGATCCTAGTATAGAAAAAATATGTGATTTAGCAGTGGGTGGGGACAGATTTTCAATAAATATATTGGAGGAGATTGCTGAAAATCTTGGATATACCCTTTCCTTTTTGGTCAACCTCTTAAATCCAAAAGTTATAATCATAGTTGGTGAGATCAATAGCGGAGGGGAGTTATTTTATAAAAAATTAATGAATAGAGTAAAAAAATACTCCTTAAAAACTTCTACGCTGGATCTAAAGATCATCCCTTCTAAATTGGGCAGTGATGCTGCAACTATAGGAGCTACAACCTTAGTCTATGAAAATCTCTTTAAAGGGAGAAAAATTTTGAAGGTCTAATCTAAAATATCTTAAAAAAAACGTGACGTTATATCTAAAAAGGCACAGTTTATATTTTGACGTGCCCTTATAATTATAATTTATTGGATAAAAGAAAAAGCCAGAAAATCAAAATGATTTCCTAGCTTTTTTATTTTATTTCCTAATATAACTCAGGAAACATTATTCTTTCTACACCCTCTATGATAATGTGTAAGATCATCATGTGAATCTCTTGTATTCTATCTGAAGTCTGCCCAGGAATAATAAATTCATAGTCACACATTCCCTTTAATGTTCCTCCATCTTTTCCTAGGAGCATACAGGTAGTCATTCCTAATTTTTTAGCCTCTTCCACTGCTCTTATTACATTAGCAGAGTTTCCACTAGTAGATATTCCGATAAAGAAATCCCCTTCTTTACCATAAGCTTCTACACCTCTGGCAAATATCTCATCAAAACCAAAATCATTTCCAACACAAGTTATATGAGATGAATCTGAAATTGAGATTGCAGGAAGTGCTCTCCTGTTCCCTCTAAATCTCCCTGTAAATTCCTCTGCAAAATGAAGGGCATCACAGTTACTTCCACCATTTCCACAGATAAGTACTTTATTTTTATTTCCAAAAGCTTCCGCTAATTTCTTGGCCACTTTCTCTGTTAATTTTTCTTCTTTTTCTTTTTCTATAAAATCTTTTAATAGATTTAGTTCTATTTCATATGACTCAATTAAATTCATATTTTTCTCCTTTCTTATATTATTTTAAAGTTCTTCGTGAAGTTTATAAATTTAATTATTTCCAATAAACTCCTTTTATCCTTTGTGATAGCTATTTGGTACCCATCTGATACTTCGTCTATCTTTTCAATAACTTTAAATTCTCCTGATTTAACCTCATCATAGACTGTATAATAAGGTAACACCACATTTCCAACTCCTTCTCTGACGGAAGACTTGATCATACTTAAACTTCCAGTAATTGGAATTTTAGTTTTAAATTCTATTTCATGATTATTTTCTATGGCTGTTACAGCTTCATTATGTTTTAATATCTGCTTACGTATAATAAGAGGAGTATCAGCAACTTCCTTGATATCTCTATAATCCTTTGCACTGATTAAACATAGTGGAAATTTGCCTACATCTATAATCTCTAAATTTATATCTGTTATATGGGTTTCATCGATGATAGCTACATCTATATCCCCGTCTCTTAACCTTTCCAAAATTTCCTTCTTAGAAGCTATTAAGATATCATATTCTATCTCCTGATATACTTTAGAAAATTCTCTCATTAATTTTGGCAGTAGTGGTTCTCCTATGATAGTTGTAGCTCCAATACTTATCCTAGCTCTATCCACTTCTACTATTCTTGCCATCTCTTTTTCCACACGTTTAACTTTTTGGAAGATATCCTCACTCATCTTATATAAAACTTCCCCTGAATAAGTTAATTTTATCTTCTTTGAACTTCTGTCAAATAACTTAGTTCCTAGTAATTCTTCAAACTTTTTTACCTGTATAGATACTGCCGACTGATTTATGTATAAATTATGTGCTGCTTTTGTAAAACTACATTCTTTAGCTACCTCATAAAATATTCTTAAATAGTGTAAATCCAAATTTCCCCACCTCAATAATTTAATTATATTTCAGTATACTACACATCTATATTCTTATTCAATAACTAATTTCAATAATATAAGGGTCCTTCTAGAGTTTTTCTAAATATCTTTTTTTCTTTTAGGTTTTCATGCATTTTTTATAATAAAATGTTATAATTTATTTAGTATAAATAATTTAGGAGGCGACCTATGAAGAACTCAATATTTTTGTTTTTTTTCTTAATATTGATTAATATCACCACCTTTTCCAATGGGACAATTGCCTCTAAAGGTATCAAAACTATTGAGGTTAAGGGACAATATATCAACCTTAATATCATTCCCTATGCTGGTGAGAGTATCATATTAAATCAGTTATCAAATAAAAAAAATCCCATAATAAAAAATAATGTAACCAAAGATACTTTACAATATAATTTAAACAATGAGAAAAAAAATAGTTTTTTTAAAACCAAGATTAAATTCGATCTTTTGATTCCTCAAAATACTAACTTTAAATATCTTATAAAAACTACAAACAGCTCCATCTCTATAAACGGGATAAATGGAAATTTTTCTATCGATAACTCCAAGGGAAAGATCAATATAGATAACCTGGTCGGAACTCTAGAGGTTATGAACTCAAATAGAGATATTAAATTATCTAATATTGTAGGAGACATCTATGTAAAAGGTCTATTCAGCCGAGTAATTACTGAAAATACCCTGGGTGTCCTCAATATTAAAACTACCGATAGGAAAATAAAGATAAAAAATGCTGAAAAGGTAGGAAATATATCCACATCTAATGCTTCTATTTCCGCTGAATTCCAGAATATTATCTCAGATTCAAAAATAGTCACTTCAAATCATAGTCTTACGATAAAGATCCCTGAAAATCATAATTTTAACTTTTCTATTTTCGGTGATCTAATCCATGTAAAAAATGAATTCCCACAATTAAAGACCAATAATTTTTTGATCCTGGGAACATCCAATGGAACTATTAAAATTGAAAAGAAGTAGAAGGGACATTGTCCATCTTCTACTTCTTTTTTTATCTATTTATTGCTTTTAACTCTCAATGCCAAAGTTTCGTATGGTCTCAAGTTCCCACCTTTAAGCGTCTCATTATAATTTGAAATAATCACTTCTCCACCTTTTAACTTTTCCATCTCTGTAACCACTATGTCTTTATCTGTCATATTAGAAAAAACATAGAGTTTCTCCCCTTTATATTCCCTGATATACGAGAAATGTTCCTTAGAGTTTTTATCGATCAAATCAAAGGTACCATCTTTAATAAGGTCCATTTTTTTTCTTATTTCTATCAACTCTTTATAGGTATAGAATATGGAGTTTCTATCCTCCAATGCATCTCGTACATTTATTTTTTTATAGCTTTCATTGACTACAATCCAAGGTATTCCATCTGTGAATCCGGCATTTTTACTGTCATCCCACTGAATCGGTGTTCTTGCATTATCTCTGGAGATATTCTTTACTCTCTTTAACACCTCTTTTTTATCTTCCTTTTCCACTGCCATATCAAAATAATTTATAGCTTCTACATCCTTCATCTCTTCCCTAGTCCATGGCCGATTAATCATCCCTATCTCTTCCCCTTGATAGATATAGGGAGTTCCCTCCATCAAATGAAGTAAGATTGCTAACCCTTTCCCTGATAGTTCTCTGAATTCCTCCCTATCATCTCCAAATCTGGATATTGCCCTGGGCAGATCATGGTTATTATAAAAAAGTGAGTTCCATCCATCATTATGCATTCCTTTTTGCCACTTTTCAAAAATTGCTTTCAGCTTTAATAGGTCAATAGATGTGCTCCATTTATCTGGTCCAAACATAGTATGTTCAAATGTAAAAATTGTTGAAAATTCAGTGTTCTCTAGGTTAGAATATTTTTTAGCATGCTCTAAATCAGCTGACCAGGTTTCTCCTACAGTAAAAGTATCATCATAATTTCTGTAGGTAGCGTTAGCCATCTCTTCTATATATTCATGAAGTTTTGGACCATTGGACATCTCGCACTTTTCCCAGACCTTACTGATCATATCTATTACGTCAAATCTAAACCCTTTTACACCCTTCTCTAACCAAAAGTTCATCATCTTATACGTTTCTTCCCTTACTTCATCATTATCCCAATCCAGATCAGCCTGGGTTTTATCGAAGTTATGCAGGTAGTATAGATCCAGGTTTTCAATATACTCCCAGGCATCTCCTCCAAATATCGAAGTTATAGGATGATCCTCCACAAATTCTTTTTCCCTGAAGACATAGTAATCCTGATATTTTTTGTCCCCTGAAAGAGCTTTTTTAAACCAAGTATGTTCTGTAGATGTATGATTAGCCACTATATCCATAAGGATTCCCATCCCTCTTTTTTCTGCCTCAGATAAAAGCAGATCAAAATCTTCCATACTTCCAAACTCCGGATCGATCTGATAATAATCTGCAATGTCATAGCCATTATCATTTTTAGGAGAGCTGTAGATAGGAGTTAGCCATAGAAGATCCACTCCTAAATTTTCCAAATAATCTAATTTACTTATTATCCCCCTGATATCTCCCATCCCAGTTCCAGTGGTATCCATAAAACTCATAGGATATATCTGATATACTACTTTATCTTTTAAATTTTTATTGATGCCTTTCATATTCTTCCCCCCTATATTTTGTTCGTGGTGCTATTATACCCTAAAAACTAAAAAAACTTGTAAAAAAAATACTTTTTTTCACAAGTTTTAATTTAGTTACAATTTAAGAGTAATTTCAACCTTTAGTACCTATACTTCCTCAGCTTTTTATACCTCACAAAATCTAAATTTATCTCCCTCTCCTATCCTTTGGATCAGCCTTTCATCATCTAAAATTTGTGCTACTACATTCACTCTTTCGTCTGAAGGAAAATCTTTTTGGCATATCTGCAATTCTCCACTGTACCTTTCATATCCTATATTATCTATTGTCACCGATCCAGGTTTTCTATCTATAATATTATTTTTTTTTATGGGATCTTTGAAAATTCCCCTTGATTTTTCACACCTTATGAGAAAATCTCCTGGATCCATCCTATTTTTATGAAGAATATTAAAGATCTCTTCTTCCCCTAAACTCATCTCATACTTTTTTACAGGGAGCAGCCAGGAATCTCTGTCTAACTTTCCCAAAAGTAATAGTTCTTCCTTACTTGCCATAAGATCTCCTACAATAACAAGATCACAGCCTTCTCCCAATAATTCTTGAGCTCCTACTATAGGATGAAGCCCCCTATGAGCTTCCACAGTGGGAAGCCCCTCATAGACAGGCCCTCTTTTTTTAAAGTCACTTGATATAAACCCCATTATTTCCATCCCTAAAGATTTGTAATATTTATTTCTCCGCCTTAATAATTCTATAGATATCCCTGTATCCTTTCTGGGATAGTAATTATGACAAACTGTTATCTTAGAACTGTCCAAACCCATTTTCATGAGATTTTCCATCCATTCTTCGGATACAGTACTGGCATTTAATTGAATAGGATATTTTTTACTTAACCTCACTATCTCCTCATCTGAAAAACCAAAATCTAACCTCAAGGCAAAAATATTATAATCCTCCCATTTATACTTCTCTATATATTTTTTTGAAATATCTACAATTAATTTCATATTTAATTCATTTGTCTGTTTTAAAATTTTTTCAAACTCAAATAAAATTCTTTCTTCATCCGCTTCTGGAATATGCATAGAGGTAAATACTATCTCAACTCCGTTTTCCTTAGCTCTTTTCATATACTTTATGTTTTCCTCTATTTCCATATCCATTCCAGGAAATACTGAAATTCCTATCACCTATACCACCCCTAATTTAAAATATTTAAATCTTTTTTATTTTTTAGGATAGATCTACATTTTTACATCCAAATAGATATGTAAGGATAAACCCTGAAATATATGCAATTACCAATGCTGACATATATAGAATTATTGCTGTGAATACTCCGCTGTTAGATGTCATAGCAAATGACCCTAGTATTCCTGAAGATCCAAATACAGTATTTAATCCAAAGGAAAAGCCCATTTGAGACATTATACCTATATATATTCCTCCAATGGCTCCTCCTGCCATAGATGTAAAGAATGGCTTGACTCTGGGCAGAGTAACACCATAGATCAACGGCTCCCCTATTCCTAAGAATCCCGGTACAATTGCCCCTCTGATATTTTCTCGTAAATTGGATTCTTTAGGAGATTTTACATAGAGAGCTAGTGCTGCACCTACCTGTCCTGCTCCTGCCATGGCTAAGATTGGAAATAATGAGTTCATCCCTGTTGTTTCTACCAATCCCTGATATACCGGTACAAATCCCTGGTGTATTCCCATCATAACTGAGGGGAGAAATAATCCTGCCAAAATTCCCCCTCCAATTGGATTTCCATTTAGATTTGCAAAGGCAAAGTTCATAAGACCGAATAATTTAAATGATAAAGGCATAATCAATGTGTAAGTCAACGTTCCCATAGCTAATAGGGTAATTATAGGAGTGGTAATTATATCCGTCGGTTCCCATGAAAATTTCTCCCTGATAAATATTTCAAATTTAGCTGCAATTATTGTAGTGAATAATATCCCTATCATGCCTCCACGAGGTTCAATAGTTTGACCAAAAAATTCTGCCATACCACTATTTCCACCATCACCATACCCAAGTAAAAACAGCCCCGACAACATCCCTCCTATTACTCCTGACCCGCCAAATGCCTTAGTAGCATTAAACCCTATCATTATATACATAAATTTAGTCAGCGATTTATTGAAGACATTTATATAATTAACCCAGTCACCTGTTATATTTAACTCCTTACACAGTCCTGCTAATCCTGCCAGCATTCCTGCTGCGATAAATCCCGGAATTAATGGAACAAATATATTAGAAAAATTTGCCATAAATCCTTGAAACTTACTTGTCCTTTTGGCTTTTACAGCACTTTTTTGTTTTTTTATAGTATCTTCAAATTTTTCCTCTTGATCGCTTTGATTTTCATCAGTTGATTTATAGAGTTGATCCATTGCTGTATATGCTTTTTTTACCTTTCCAGGACCAAATATCAGCTGTAATTCATCACCATTTTCTTTTAACCCCAATACTCCTTCAACGGCTTTTAATCTTTCCAGATCTACTTTTTCTAAATCCTTTATCGATATCCTCAAACGTGTCATACAGCTTGTATACCCACTGATATTTTTCTTTTCTCCCACAAGCTTCATTATTTTCTCTACAACTTCCTTATAATCCATCTTCCCCCCCTATAACGACTCCTAGTCGAATATATAATCGATAATTTAAATTTATAAATACAGGTAATCATTCCTCTTCATACATTTAAATATCTATTTTCAGATAAATTTGACTGCTTTCAGTGCCTCCCTAATAAAACCTTTTTTTTCTAAAAGCAGTATTTTAGCTTCCTTTGCTTCTAAGCCTCCTAAGATCATAAGGATAGCAGTCTTACAGTGTCCTCCTGTATCTTTTAAGGCAGAGCTGGCTTCCTCTCTAGAACAATCAGTAGCTTCCATGACTATTTTCTTTTGTCTTTCCACTAACTTTTCATTTGTAGCCTCTACATCTACCATTAAGTTTCCATATACCTTTCCTATCTTTATCATGGATCCAGTGGTCAGCATATTCAACACCAATTTTTGTGCTGTTCCAGCCTTTAGCCTAGACGATCCTGTCACCACCTCTCCTCCTACTACTGGAGATATTGGTATCTTTACAGATTCAGCTAATATACTGTCAGGGTTGCAACTGACACCAACAGTTACAGCTCCCAATTCTTCGGCATATTCAATTCCTCCCATTACATATGGGGTTCTTCCGCTTGCTGCTATTCCTACCAATATATCTTTAGAATTAAACCCGATCCCTTTTAAATCATCCACACACAGCTCTTTACTATCTTCAGCATTTTCTACAGCTTTTAAGATTGCATCTTTTCCTCCTGCAATGAGTCCCACTACTAATTCTGCCGGTGTTCCAAATGTAGGAGGACACTCACTGGCATCTAAGATTCCTAATCGTCCAGATGTTCCAGCCCCTATATATATGAGTCTGCCTCCATTTAAGAATGCAGAGCTTATCTTATCTATAGCTTTTGCAATATTTCCTAATTCTTTTTCCACTGCTAAAGCAACTTTTTTATCCTCGTTATTTATTACCCTTACCATCTCCATAGTATTTAACATGTCTATATTTGTAGTATTTTCATTCCTGCTCTCCGTTACCATCTGTTTTAAGTTTAATTCCATGATTTCCTCCGCCAAACTAAATATACCACTATTCTAGAATAAATTATTCCAAAAGTCAAATAGAAAAAGATTTTTTATCGCTAAAATGCTTTAAATATTACAATCAAAATTTAAATTTTTCAAATTAAATAAAATGTAACACTACTCTTCACCTAATAACTCAATCCATGACCAATTTTATAAATTATTTCTCCCTTTTCATTCCTTATATTTACAGGCAATTTCCCATTTGGAACCACCAAAGAACCGTCATTTCCTTTAAATATACTTCTTATTCCCGCTCTGATGTTGGCTTCCAACGAATTTCTTCCATAGTTAGTTTGGTCAAACCCGGTTATTCCATAGATGGCTATATTTGCTTTTACTGTAGGAGTATAGATGATATCATAGGGGTTTCTTGTGGATATACTCACCATTTTTTTCTCATTCTTATTGGAAAATTCAATTATTTCATTGATCTTAGTATCGTTTTTCAGATTATAAGTGGCTAAAAGTATATAATCGGAATTTTTTATTCCATTTTTTAATTCATTTGTTAATCCGTCCCTATAATCTACTGTGAGTTTTTCTATCTTCATATCTTTTTCTATCTTGAGGATTTCATCTTCCATCATGTTTCCACGGGTTTTAGTTTCAGCAATCAATAGTATTTTTTTACCCTTTGCCAGATTCATAGGTAAAATATTCTCATTTTTTATAAGGGTTATCCCTCTTTCAGCTGCTATTTTTTCTATACCTTTATTTTCCTTACTTCCTATAATTTTTTCTGCATCTTTTATCTTTTTCTCAACATTTATTTTTTTATCTAATCCTTTTTTTAATTTCAACTCTACAACTCTTTCTGCTGATTCTTCTACCCTGTTTTTCAGTTCTCTATTACTCTTCATCTCTTTTAATATAGTAGAGTATAAGATATCTAATTTTTTAACCTCCTTCTGCCTCCACACAATTACCGGCATAAGCATGATATCTCCCCCTGCCAATATTGCCCTTTCAACACTTTCAGCTTCTCCAAAATTTTCAGATATAGCATGCATATTCAAAGCATCTGTTATTATTATTCCTTGAAAATTCATTTCATCTCTCAATACTCCGGTCATTATTGGTTTAGAAAGAGTAGCGGGAGTTCCAATCAAAGTTCCATCTTTTTGAGACCTTATTTTCGTATCATCTAAGGTAGGAATAATAACATGGGCTGTCATTATAGCCTCTACCCCATTATCAATAGCCATTTGAAAAGGTATCTTATCTATATTTTCCCACTGTCTTTTATTATAATTTACTGTAGCCAGTCCAATATGGGTATCAGCCTCTGTATTTCCATGTCCCGGGAAATGTTTTATTGTAGAGATCAATCCCTCACCCTGAAGTCCATCTATATAAGAAGCTGCCATATTTCCTACTAATTTAGGATTATCTCCAAAAGACCTCACTCCAATTATAGGGTTTTTTTGATTGGAATTTACATCTACAACTGGTGCAAAATTAAAATTTATCCCCAATGCATCCAGCTCTGTTCCAATAGTTTTTCCCACCTCATAAGCTAAATCCAGATCTCTGCTCGCTCCCAAAGCCATATTCCCCGGCATCTCTGTTCCCTCCTGTAATCTGGTAACATATCCTCCCTCTTGATCTGTACCTATAAATAGCGGCATATTTTTAGAGGACCTCTGCATATCATCTATCAATTTTACTGTCTGCTCTGTATTTGCCAAGTTTTCCCTGAATAAGATAATACCTCCTACCTCATAATCCTGAATAATTTGTTTCACCTCTGAGTTCATTGCAGTAAATGGTCTTTCATTCCAATTTCTAAAATCTATCATCATCAGCTGTCCTAATTTTTCACGGTCACTCATCCCTTCTACTATCTTTTCTGCTCTTACTTTAAGTGTATCTGCCTTCACTGTGCTCTCTGCAATGTTTGTACATCCTAAGATTCCTAAACCTAACCCTAAAGCTATCAACATTTTTTTCATCTTCTTCATATCTTTCACCTCTCTTATTTTATGATAGATTATACTATAAAAAATTCTTCTTTTGAAACAATTATGAGTTTTTTTATTCCAAAATAAATTTCTTATCTTTTTTCACCTTGTGATTAAATAAAAAACAAGTTATACTACAACAATATTAAAAATATATACAGGAGGTATTCAATGAAAAATGAAATTTTAAAATATATAAAATTATTTTTAGGTTTTTTCGTCTGTTCCTTAGGAATTGTTCTCATTATAAGATCCAATCTAGGTTTTTCTCCCTGGGATGTTCTCCATCAAGGTATTTCAAAAGTCGGAAATATTACAATCGGCCAGGCCAGCATCCTTGTTGGAATCTTGGTTATAACTTTGGATGTTTTCTTAGGGGAACAGATCGGCAGCGGTACCGTATTTAATATTATATTCATTGGTGTTTTTATGGATTTAATCCTTTTCTCCAAACTGATTCCTCTTAGCCACACTCCTCTTCTGGGAGTTCCCATGATGTTTATGGGATTGTTTATCTTAGGTGTCGGCTGTTACCTCTACATCTCTACTGGTCTTGGATGCGGTCCCAGAGATGCATTGATGGTTGCTCTCACAAAAAAAACTAATTTTTCTATAATGTTTATAAGAAGTACAATTGAAGTTACTGTTTTAGTTATAGGATATTTTTTAGGAGGATATGCAGGAGTAGGTACCGTGATTACAGCAGTATTCACCGGCAGTTTTATACAGTATGTTTTTAAAATGTTTGATTTTGACGTCAAATCGGTAACCCATAGGAATATAAAGGATGAAGCCGTTCTTTTAAAAGCCTATATT is from Psychrilyobacter atlanticus DSM 19335 and encodes:
- a CDS encoding galactokinase: MLEKLIGDFKDRFGLGEVRTFFAPGRVNLIGEHTDYNGGHVFPCALSFGTYGLVRPRMDKKLRFYSKNFEELGILEVDLENLTYDEGDHWTNYPKGVVKIFKDSGYDLETGFDMLVFGNIPNGAGLSSSASLELLTSVVLKGLYNLDIDMIEMVKMSQKAENEFVGVNCGIMDQFAIGMGEKDRAILLDCNTLEYIYAPVELGDASIIIANTNVRRGLADSKYNERRAECERSLEELQNKLDIKSLGDLSVEEFEENKELIKSEIDRKRARHAVYENQRTIEAVKKLNNGNIQRFGQLMNESHISLRDDYEVTGIELDTMVRLAWSEEGVIGARMTGAGFGGCTVNIVKNKNIDSFVKNIGEKYKNEIGLTADFYVASIGDGARELI
- a CDS encoding ROK family protein, with product MIKRTMGNSDLIKRINISNIIEILKTQGLKSRADLAVLTGLTPASITKLTKKLIDLDILIESGIGVISGGRPPILLDINPHAGYILGITLSPNEIQGILSDVNGAILFKENFILENKGKKHILNNLSTLISNLIDNVNRAKILGIGIALNGMVDYENGVSIFSPHYKWKNFNLRAVVEEEFSLPVIIDNDVRAMALGEHKNGIGIDEDNFVVINIGEGIGAGIVLNNQLYRGEGYSAGEIGHITIEKNSPHLCSCGKYGCLEAIVGSKKILDHVSTEKGKFYMEDPSIEKICDLAVGGDRFSINILEEIAENLGYTLSFLVNLLNPKVIIIVGEINSGGELFYKKLMNRVKKYSLKTSTLDLKIIPSKLGSDAATIGATTLVYENLFKGRKILKV
- the gmhA gene encoding D-sedoheptulose 7-phosphate isomerase, whose protein sequence is MNLIESYEIELNLLKDFIEKEKEEKLTEKVAKKLAEAFGNKNKVLICGNGGSNCDALHFAEEFTGRFRGNRRALPAISISDSSHITCVGNDFGFDEIFARGVEAYGKEGDFFIGISTSGNSANVIRAVEEAKKLGMTTCMLLGKDGGTLKGMCDYEFIIPGQTSDRIQEIHMMILHIIIEGVERIMFPELY
- a CDS encoding LysR family transcriptional regulator, with amino-acid sequence MDLHYLRIFYEVAKECSFTKAAHNLYINQSAVSIQVKKFEELLGTKLFDRSSKKIKLTYSGEVLYKMSEDIFQKVKRVEKEMARIVEVDRARISIGATTIIGEPLLPKLMREFSKVYQEIEYDILIASKKEILERLRDGDIDVAIIDETHITDINLEIIDVGKFPLCLISAKDYRDIKEVADTPLIIRKQILKHNEAVTAIENNHEIEFKTKIPITGSLSMIKSSVREGVGNVVLPYYTVYDEVKSGEFKVIEKIDEVSDGYQIAITKDKRSLLEIIKFINFTKNFKII
- a CDS encoding alpha,alpha-phosphotrehalase codes for the protein MKGINKNLKDKVVYQIYPMSFMDTTGTGMGDIRGIISKLDYLENLGVDLLWLTPIYSSPKNDNGYDIADYYQIDPEFGSMEDFDLLLSEAEKRGMGILMDIVANHTSTEHTWFKKALSGDKKYQDYYVFREKEFVEDHPITSIFGGDAWEYIENLDLYYLHNFDKTQADLDWDNDEVREETYKMMNFWLEKGVKGFRFDVIDMISKVWEKCEMSNGPKLHEYIEEMANATYRNYDDTFTVGETWSADLEHAKKYSNLENTEFSTIFTFEHTMFGPDKWSTSIDLLKLKAIFEKWQKGMHNDGWNSLFYNNHDLPRAISRFGDDREEFRELSGKGLAILLHLMEGTPYIYQGEEIGMINRPWTREEMKDVEAINYFDMAVEKEDKKEVLKRVKNISRDNARTPIQWDDSKNAGFTDGIPWIVVNESYKKINVRDALEDRNSIFYTYKELIEIRKKMDLIKDGTFDLIDKNSKEHFSYIREYKGEKLYVFSNMTDKDIVVTEMEKLKGGEVIISNYNETLKGGNLRPYETLALRVKSNK
- a CDS encoding MupG family TIM beta-alpha barrel fold protein, producing MIGISVFPGMDMEIEENIKYMKRAKENGVEIVFTSMHIPEADEERILFEFEKILKQTNELNMKLIVDISKKYIEKYKWEDYNIFALRLDFGFSDEEIVRLSKKYPIQLNASTVSEEWMENLMKMGLDSSKITVCHNYYPRKDTGISIELLRRRNKYYKSLGMEIMGFISSDFKKRGPVYEGLPTVEAHRGLHPIVGAQELLGEGCDLVIVGDLMASKEELLLLGKLDRDSWLLPVKKYEMSLGEEEIFNILHKNRMDPGDFLIRCEKSRGIFKDPIKKNNIIDRKPGSVTIDNIGYERYSGELQICQKDFPSDERVNVVAQILDDERLIQRIGEGDKFRFCEV